Proteins from one Thermotoga sp. SG1 genomic window:
- a CDS encoding Gx transporter family protein, producing the protein MVRRTAFLSILTALSSVMYTVENFLPFPVPFGRWGFSNSVVLLVASEVGFLDALIVSSAKSIMGSLFGGQFLSPSFLTGLSGAVSAAVVESLLARFGFGFLGLSLAGSFASNLAQLMVISLLLKSTKTFLLFNVMVGLGMISASVNAFIASKMGGIVFENYSGFFFTKEKGVDETFGNRV; encoded by the coding sequence GTGGTGAGAAGAACTGCGTTTCTTTCCATTCTTACTGCCCTTTCTTCCGTTATGTACACGGTGGAGAACTTTCTACCGTTTCCAGTACCCTTTGGAAGGTGGGGATTTTCGAACTCCGTTGTTCTTCTGGTGGCATCGGAAGTGGGGTTTCTGGACGCCCTGATCGTTTCTTCGGCCAAGAGTATCATGGGTTCGCTCTTCGGTGGACAGTTTCTTTCTCCCTCCTTTTTGACGGGTCTTTCCGGAGCGGTCTCTGCTGCCGTCGTTGAATCGTTGCTTGCAAGATTTGGATTTGGCTTTCTTGGTTTGAGTCTTGCTGGATCGTTTGCAAGCAACCTTGCACAGCTGATGGTGATATCGCTTCTGTTGAAAAGTACAAAGACCTTTTTGCTGTTCAACGTCATGGTGGGGCTTGGTATGATCTCTGCCAGTGTCAACGCTTTCATCGCCAGCAAAATGGGAGGGATCGTGTTTGAGAATTATTCTGGCTTCTTCTTCACCAAGGAGAAAGGAGTTGATGAAACTTTTGGGAATAGAGTTTGA
- a CDS encoding FAD:protein FMN transferase gives MWPSDSNDHRVTRRNVVIFAILLFGTLGTFLSFLLLRGNEQYYELRGFALGTSVRIVVSSKKIDPKTIAEAILEDMKRITYKFSTTDERSVVKKINDHAGEWVEVDEETYSLIKAAYAFAELTEGAFDPTVGKLLEVWGFTGNYENLRVPSDDEIKKALSFVGYRNVLFDDKNMQVMVKNGSKIDLGGIAKGYALDRARQIALSFDENATGFVEAGGDIRIIGPKFGKYPWVIGVKDPRGDDVIDYIYLKSGAAATSGDYERYFIEDGIRYHHIIDPSTGYPARGIWSVTIVAEDATTADALSTAGFVMAGRDWRKVVLDFPRMGAHPLIVLEGGKIEKSETFKLFERE, from the coding sequence ATGTGGCCGTCAGATAGCAACGATCATCGGGTAACCAGAAGAAATGTTGTGATTTTTGCCATTCTCCTTTTTGGAACCCTCGGAACTTTTCTTTCCTTCCTTCTTCTTCGTGGAAACGAGCAGTATTATGAACTCAGGGGATTCGCACTCGGAACGAGTGTGCGCATCGTGGTCTCTTCCAAAAAGATAGACCCAAAAACCATCGCCGAAGCCATCTTAGAAGATATGAAGAGAATCACGTACAAATTCTCCACAACCGACGAAAGAAGCGTGGTGAAAAAGATCAACGATCACGCTGGAGAGTGGGTGGAAGTTGACGAGGAAACTTACAGTTTGATAAAGGCAGCCTATGCGTTCGCTGAACTCACAGAAGGAGCGTTCGATCCCACGGTGGGAAAGCTTCTGGAGGTGTGGGGATTCACTGGAAACTATGAAAACCTCAGGGTTCCCTCGGATGACGAGATAAAAAAAGCTCTGAGCTTTGTTGGGTATCGTAATGTTCTCTTCGATGACAAGAATATGCAGGTGATGGTGAAGAACGGCTCAAAGATAGACCTTGGCGGAATAGCGAAGGGTTATGCACTGGATCGCGCAAGACAGATAGCCCTCTCTTTCGACGAGAATGCGACGGGATTCGTTGAGGCGGGAGGAGACATCAGAATCATTGGGCCAAAGTTCGGGAAATATCCCTGGGTCATAGGTGTGAAGGATCCAAGGGGTGATGACGTTATAGACTACATATACCTGAAATCGGGTGCGGCGGCGACCTCCGGTGATTACGAAAGATACTTCATAGAGGATGGCATCAGGTACCATCACATCATAGATCCATCTACGGGATATCCGGCACGGGGTATCTGGAGTGTAACGATCGTTGCGGAGGATGCTACAACGGCGGATGCCCTCTCCACGGCTGGGTTTGTGATGGCCGGGAGGGACTGGAGAAAGGTGGTCCTGGATTTTCCACGGATGGGAGCGCATCCTCTGATAGTTCTGGAGGGCGGAAAGATCGAAAAGTCCGAGACTTTCAAATTGTTCGAGAGAGAGTGA
- the amrA gene encoding AmmeMemoRadiSam system protein A, giving the protein MIGEHPYVKWAIKVIENYVKYGKILEPDESVPKELFERRAGAFVTLHKVDGSLRGCIGTYLPTKPNLALEIRDNAIAAATQDPRFPPVTSDELDEIVVHVDILSPPEPVREISDLDPKKYGVIVVKDWRRGLLLPDIEGVDTVEEQLRIAKLKAGIPEWDDDVEIYRFTVERYK; this is encoded by the coding sequence ATGATAGGTGAACATCCCTACGTAAAGTGGGCAATAAAGGTGATAGAGAATTATGTGAAATATGGAAAGATCTTAGAACCCGATGAATCTGTTCCAAAAGAGCTTTTCGAAAGAAGGGCTGGTGCTTTTGTCACCCTTCACAAAGTGGATGGATCTTTGAGGGGCTGTATTGGGACGTACCTTCCCACCAAGCCGAATCTTGCCCTCGAAATAAGAGACAACGCCATTGCAGCAGCCACGCAGGATCCCCGTTTTCCACCGGTCACCTCCGACGAGCTGGACGAAATTGTGGTTCATGTGGACATCTTGAGTCCTCCCGAGCCCGTCAGAGAGATTTCGGATCTGGACCCGAAGAAATACGGTGTGATCGTTGTTAAGGACTGGAGGAGGGGGTTGCTCCTTCCAGACATAGAGGGTGTCGACACCGTGGAGGAGCAACTTCGAATTGCAAAGTTGAAGGCTGGTATCCCGGAATGGGACGACGATGTGGAGATATACAGGTTCACCGTTGAGCGCTACAAGTGA
- the radC gene encoding DNA repair protein RadC has protein sequence MLPRERLIKAGPDALSNEELLAVLLRTGKKGKHVLELSKELFRRFDNSLVKLMNASVEEIAAIEGVGIVKAVTLKAALELGKRLHRELERVPEKLDSAGKVYRYCQDMIYLEKEVVKVVCLDRRLNVLSESVITVGTSDRSLVHPRDVFRVAIRSNASGVIVVHNHPSGDPTPSKEDRAITKNLKRVGEILGIELVDHVIISKRGYYSFREEGEI, from the coding sequence TTGCTTCCAAGAGAGAGGTTGATAAAGGCAGGACCTGATGCTCTTTCGAACGAAGAACTCCTCGCCGTTCTTTTGAGAACAGGAAAGAAAGGAAAACACGTTCTTGAACTTTCAAAGGAGCTCTTCAGAAGGTTCGATAACTCACTGGTTAAATTGATGAATGCGAGTGTGGAAGAAATTGCGGCCATCGAAGGGGTGGGAATCGTAAAGGCGGTCACGTTGAAAGCCGCTCTTGAACTTGGAAAGAGACTCCACAGAGAACTGGAACGGGTTCCGGAAAAACTAGACTCTGCGGGCAAGGTTTACAGGTACTGTCAGGACATGATCTATCTCGAAAAAGAGGTTGTGAAAGTGGTGTGCCTGGACAGAAGACTGAACGTTCTATCCGAATCTGTCATCACGGTGGGAACCTCCGACAGAAGTCTGGTCCATCCAAGGGATGTCTTCAGAGTGGCGATCAGATCGAACGCTTCTGGTGTTATCGTGGTTCACAACCATCCCAGCGGTGATCCCACGCCCAGCAAAGAAGACAGAGCGATCACAAAGAATTTGAAAAGAGTCGGCGAGATCCTCGGGATAGAACTTGTCGATCATGTGATAATCTCAAAGAGGGGATACTACAGCTTCAGGGAGGAGGGAGAGATTTGA
- the amrS gene encoding AmmeMemoRadiSam system radical SAM enzyme, which translates to MERMAIHFEPLEGKKVKCLLCPHECVLSEGQTGLCGARKNKDGFLVSLNYGEVTAIAMDPIEKKPLFHFNPGEQIFSVGTFGCNFKCGFCQNWEISQAKPETKRVTPEQLVKIALMNRESKGIAFTYNEPLIWFEFVLDTSRVAVKEGMYCVLVTNGFVNEEPLELLFQSVHAMNIDLKGFNKEFYREIGGDLDVVLRNIEKVYNAGIHVELTTLIIPGKNDDREDLKREFEWIASLDKDIPLHISRYFPNYKYTISPTPLEELVEIYEMAKEYLNFVYLGNVWDERYESTFCPDCGSLVIRRQGYEVEKVGLDEEGKCKKCGRQIATIIG; encoded by the coding sequence ATGGAGCGGATGGCCATACACTTTGAACCCCTTGAGGGAAAAAAGGTAAAATGTCTTCTGTGCCCACACGAGTGCGTTCTCAGTGAGGGACAGACGGGTTTGTGCGGTGCGAGGAAAAACAAAGATGGTTTCCTTGTGAGTCTGAACTACGGAGAAGTGACTGCCATTGCCATGGACCCAATAGAGAAGAAACCTCTCTTTCATTTCAATCCCGGTGAACAGATCTTCTCTGTCGGGACGTTCGGATGCAATTTCAAGTGTGGGTTCTGTCAGAACTGGGAAATCTCTCAGGCAAAACCTGAGACCAAGAGGGTGACTCCCGAACAACTTGTGAAGATAGCCCTGATGAATCGAGAGTCAAAAGGTATTGCCTTCACGTACAACGAGCCGCTCATCTGGTTCGAATTCGTACTGGATACCTCCCGGGTGGCTGTGAAAGAGGGAATGTACTGTGTACTTGTGACGAACGGTTTTGTGAACGAAGAGCCACTGGAACTTCTGTTCCAGTCTGTCCACGCTATGAACATAGATCTGAAGGGATTCAACAAAGAGTTTTACAGAGAAATAGGCGGCGATCTTGACGTGGTTCTCAGAAACATTGAGAAGGTGTACAACGCAGGAATTCATGTGGAATTGACGACCCTCATAATCCCCGGGAAAAACGATGACAGAGAAGATCTGAAGAGAGAATTCGAGTGGATCGCCAGTTTGGACAAAGACATTCCCCTTCACATAAGTCGCTACTTTCCAAACTACAAGTACACCATTTCTCCTACACCCCTCGAAGAGCTCGTGGAGATATACGAGATGGCGAAGGAATATCTCAACTTCGTTTACCTCGGTAATGTGTGGGACGAAAGGTACGAAAGTACCTTCTGCCCGGACTGCGGCAGTCTTGTGATCAGAAGACAGGGATACGAAGTGGAGAAGGTGGGACTGGACGAGGAAGGGAAGTGCAAAAAATGTGGCCGTCAGATAGCAACGATCATCGGGTAA
- a CDS encoding DUF1385 domain-containing protein codes for MKVGGQAVIEGVLMIAKKVSLAVRKSNGEIVVRDLGKVNFPKWAKVPFIRGFYSLFVSLYFGIKALNLSSELSSGEQMKNSEKVLSLLLAIGLAVGLFIVVPIFLTNFLVEKRGEFLYSIVEGFIRLGLFLLYVWIISLFRDVKQVFQFHGAEHMTIHAFERGEDLRVENVRKYSTIHPRCGTNFLMIFLIVAIVLLSVFGSVVNLSTWTRILSRLILLPVVAGISYELLKVVAFFNGKGWVKILYLPGYLLQYLTTARPDDSQIEVAIAALKHAVGEEKNATEEQKKEEDVELLG; via the coding sequence GTGAAAGTTGGAGGTCAGGCGGTCATCGAGGGTGTCTTGATGATAGCAAAAAAGGTGTCTCTGGCCGTCAGAAAATCAAACGGAGAGATCGTCGTCAGAGATCTGGGAAAGGTGAACTTTCCAAAATGGGCAAAGGTTCCCTTCATAAGGGGTTTTTATTCGCTGTTCGTATCTCTTTACTTCGGAATAAAAGCCCTCAACCTCTCCTCGGAGCTCTCCTCCGGTGAACAGATGAAAAACAGCGAAAAAGTTCTTTCACTGCTTCTTGCGATTGGACTTGCTGTTGGGCTTTTCATCGTCGTTCCGATCTTTCTGACCAACTTCCTTGTGGAGAAAAGGGGAGAATTTCTTTACTCGATCGTGGAGGGTTTCATCAGGCTTGGACTCTTTCTCCTCTACGTGTGGATCATCTCCCTGTTTCGGGACGTGAAACAGGTATTTCAGTTCCACGGTGCCGAACACATGACGATCCATGCGTTCGAACGTGGTGAAGACCTGCGCGTGGAAAACGTGAGGAAGTATTCCACCATACATCCAAGGTGCGGGACCAACTTTCTCATGATATTTCTGATCGTGGCCATCGTTCTTCTCAGCGTCTTCGGGAGTGTGGTGAATCTTTCCACCTGGACGAGGATACTTTCGAGGTTGATTCTGCTTCCCGTTGTCGCTGGAATCTCCTACGAACTTTTGAAAGTCGTTGCGTTTTTCAACGGAAAGGGATGGGTGAAGATCCTCTATCTTCCGGGGTATCTCCTTCAATACCTGACCACGGCAAGACCGGACGACTCACAGATCGAGGTTGCAATCGCTGCTCTGAAACATGCTGTAGGAGAGGAAAAGAACGCCACAGAGGAGCAGAAAAAGGAAGAGGACGTGGAACTTCTCGGTTAA
- a CDS encoding HD domain-containing protein, translating into MISRENALALLKKHVRTKNLIKHCLATEAVMRALAREFNEDKEKWGIAGLLHDLDYDYTKDNPDEHGLKTLEILKEEDVPEDVLNAILAHCGKKDPETLMEKALYAVDPVTGFIVAAALIRPEKKLEVLDVDFLMRRFKEKAFARGASREQIRSCESFGLSLERFLGISLEAMKSIASDLGL; encoded by the coding sequence TTGATAAGCAGAGAAAACGCTCTTGCTCTGTTGAAAAAACACGTCAGAACGAAAAATCTGATAAAACACTGTCTGGCGACGGAAGCGGTGATGAGAGCCCTCGCAAGGGAATTCAACGAAGACAAGGAAAAATGGGGAATAGCGGGCCTGCTTCACGACCTGGATTACGACTACACCAAAGACAATCCGGACGAACATGGACTGAAAACCCTGGAGATTTTGAAGGAAGAGGACGTTCCTGAAGACGTTCTCAACGCGATCCTTGCACACTGTGGAAAGAAAGACCCCGAAACTCTTATGGAAAAAGCGCTCTACGCGGTGGATCCAGTGACGGGTTTTATCGTGGCGGCAGCCCTCATCAGACCAGAGAAAAAACTGGAAGTGCTCGATGTCGACTTTTTGATGAGAAGATTCAAAGAGAAAGCATTTGCGAGGGGAGCTAGCAGAGAACAGATCAGATCCTGCGAATCGTTCGGACTGTCGCTGGAGAGGTTTCTGGGGATATCCCTTGAGGCGATGAAGTCCATTGCCTCTGATCTTGGTCTGTGA
- a CDS encoding glycosyltransferase family 4 protein yields the protein MTEFLTSFLLTCVLAYFGKKTGFLDHPSSRKTHRKAVPPVGGIALFLTLLMFERDNPIFLYSTPMFVLGLFDDLFDLSYRLKLIVTGLVSLWFVVSASTDTFIFGLEVHPVFLLVWLAGMMNAFNVIDGLDGLLGGISIVSSFLIGEKSLAFSLLGFLPMNLPPARVFLGNNGAFFVGAFLSMSTVRFFHGDVGFATLFLGLPFYEIVFSFLRRVVSGRNPFSADELHIHHVFSRKLGKWRALILLVAFSFLFNLLGLTEKFHVLFLFLLLCGVLFLSYSMFQSSDCNLDL from the coding sequence ATGACGGAGTTTTTGACTAGTTTTCTTTTGACCTGCGTGCTTGCTTATTTTGGAAAAAAGACCGGTTTTCTCGATCACCCTTCTTCCAGAAAAACCCACAGAAAGGCGGTTCCTCCGGTTGGAGGGATTGCTCTCTTTTTGACGCTTCTGATGTTCGAAAGGGACAATCCAATCTTTCTCTACTCAACGCCCATGTTCGTCCTTGGGCTTTTTGATGACCTGTTCGATCTGTCGTACAGGCTGAAACTCATAGTCACGGGTCTTGTTTCGCTGTGGTTTGTGGTTTCGGCTTCAACCGACACTTTCATCTTTGGGCTGGAAGTTCACCCCGTTTTTCTTCTTGTCTGGCTTGCCGGTATGATGAACGCCTTCAACGTGATAGATGGACTGGACGGATTGCTGGGCGGGATTTCCATTGTTTCTTCTTTTTTGATAGGTGAGAAGAGCCTGGCTTTCTCTCTTCTTGGTTTTCTTCCCATGAACCTTCCACCAGCGAGGGTCTTTCTTGGGAACAACGGTGCTTTCTTTGTCGGTGCTTTTCTTTCCATGTCGACTGTGAGGTTCTTTCATGGAGACGTGGGATTTGCTACCCTCTTTCTTGGCCTTCCCTTCTACGAAATAGTCTTCAGTTTTTTGAGAAGGGTGGTTTCCGGAAGGAATCCTTTTTCCGCTGATGAACTTCACATTCACCATGTATTCAGCAGAAAACTGGGAAAATGGCGTGCGCTCATCTTGCTGGTGGCGTTTTCTTTTCTTTTCAACCTTCTGGGTTTAACCGAGAAGTTCCACGTCCTCTTCCTTTTTCTGCTCCTCTGTGGCGTTCTTTTCCTCTCCTACAGCATGTTTCAGAGCAGCGATTGCAACCTCGATCTGTGA
- a CDS encoding NusG domain II-containing protein translates to MRKFFEKRDLLIFLIVLFSIGFSFVVPRGNGEKVIVEGKDFRKVLEKPGLYDITENGRFLMRVEFDGKKARVIESTCPLKICVKTGWVGPGGTIVCVPNEVIIYFEGKTDYDTKTW, encoded by the coding sequence ATGAGGAAGTTCTTTGAAAAAAGAGATCTTCTCATCTTTCTGATCGTACTGTTTTCTATCGGGTTTTCTTTCGTTGTTCCAAGGGGAAATGGAGAGAAAGTTATTGTCGAGGGGAAGGATTTCAGGAAGGTTCTGGAAAAGCCGGGACTCTACGACATCACAGAAAACGGGAGATTCCTCATGAGGGTGGAGTTCGATGGGAAGAAGGCCAGGGTGATTGAATCCACGTGTCCTTTGAAGATCTGTGTGAAAACAGGCTGGGTTGGTCCCGGTGGAACCATAGTGTGTGTGCCGAACGAGGTGATAATATACTTCGAAGGAAAAACGGATTACGATACAAAAACGTGGTGA
- a CDS encoding Maf family nucleotide pyrophosphatase, whose product MRIILASSSPRRKELMKLLGIEFEIKPPEIDENVSGEPAEVVKELSLKKAAHVFQREGSENVLVIGSDTVVVLDGKILGKPKTEEEAKEFLKRLSGRWHTVYTGVAFVSNSEKDVFVSSTRVKFRDIPDEVIDYYVENYHPFDKAGGYGIQDFAAVFVEKMEGDFFTVMGFPVGLVWQYLYEKGWWKVASKREVDKGRT is encoded by the coding sequence TTGAGAATTATTCTGGCTTCTTCTTCACCAAGGAGAAAGGAGTTGATGAAACTTTTGGGAATAGAGTTTGAGATCAAACCACCTGAGATCGATGAAAACGTTTCTGGAGAGCCAGCTGAGGTGGTAAAGGAACTTTCCCTGAAAAAGGCAGCACACGTTTTCCAGAGGGAAGGATCTGAAAACGTTCTGGTCATAGGTTCTGACACGGTGGTCGTTCTGGATGGGAAGATACTGGGAAAACCCAAAACAGAAGAGGAAGCAAAAGAGTTCCTCAAGAGGTTGTCTGGAAGATGGCACACGGTGTACACCGGGGTTGCCTTTGTCTCCAATTCTGAAAAAGACGTCTTTGTCTCCTCAACGAGGGTGAAATTCAGAGATATCCCGGATGAAGTGATAGATTATTACGTTGAAAACTACCATCCTTTTGACAAAGCAGGAGGGTACGGCATTCAGGATTTTGCCGCTGTCTTCGTCGAAAAGATGGAGGGAGATTTTTTCACGGTCATGGGCTTTCCGGTGGGACTCGTGTGGCAGTACCTTTACGAGAAAGGCTGGTGGAAGGTTGCTTCCAAGAGAGAGGTTGATAAAGGCAGGACCTGA
- a CDS encoding HD domain-containing protein: protein MFKKVSRDPVHSEIYLYPLEILVADTKVVQRLRFLSQLAGATMVYPGATHTRFAHSLGTMHIAGMYARNLFDDHSRIRLIRLAALLHDVGHGPFSHQFDDVVFKRYGYEDGHDEFRDRLVLEKLPEEMKRVFSSYNSRLKRAVEEDVIKTVGDLPIEEAFQEIAKRVVEVFRGEEMGSVDFNVIQGPLGADRLDFLLRDSYHSGVGHFAPMNVDRVLRNSLVRVKDGKEILCYHVKVVDNIYSILFSRFMMYKNVYFHKTSRAADLMIQEMLSHACEILNLEERLKNLDEFLELTDYSILKELEMKGDERVKKLINRFKNRDLWKMVVERPFSTEGFDPSELSLSAAKNLIDRIVENIRDVLENGDVADEDRKILADICERKDDYFRIDTPYKLTIFHPDEFLQNNVFLYDPGSDEVLTVDEYVRKYPAYKLMVSNMIQIVRIYVTEDVREILYRYRVVPEDGRRAVTRW, encoded by the coding sequence GTGTTCAAGAAAGTTTCAAGGGATCCTGTACATTCGGAGATATATCTGTATCCTCTGGAAATACTTGTAGCCGATACGAAGGTTGTTCAGAGGTTGAGATTCCTGTCTCAGCTTGCAGGGGCAACGATGGTGTACCCTGGAGCAACGCACACCAGGTTTGCCCACTCTCTTGGAACGATGCACATAGCGGGTATGTACGCCAGGAACCTGTTCGACGATCACAGTCGGATCAGGTTGATACGTCTCGCAGCACTTTTACACGATGTGGGACACGGTCCTTTCAGTCATCAATTCGATGATGTGGTCTTCAAAAGATACGGTTACGAAGATGGTCACGATGAATTCAGAGATAGACTGGTTCTTGAGAAACTTCCAGAGGAAATGAAGAGGGTCTTCAGCAGTTACAACTCGAGGTTGAAGCGTGCGGTGGAAGAAGATGTGATAAAGACCGTGGGGGATCTTCCCATCGAGGAAGCGTTCCAGGAGATTGCGAAAAGGGTTGTGGAGGTCTTCAGAGGAGAAGAGATGGGAAGCGTTGATTTCAACGTGATACAGGGGCCACTGGGGGCAGACAGACTCGATTTCCTTCTGAGAGACTCGTACCACAGCGGTGTTGGACATTTTGCACCGATGAACGTGGACAGGGTGCTCAGAAACTCTCTTGTCAGAGTGAAGGACGGAAAGGAAATCCTGTGCTATCATGTGAAAGTGGTGGACAACATCTACTCCATCCTCTTCAGCAGGTTCATGATGTACAAGAACGTCTATTTCCACAAGACATCGCGTGCGGCAGACCTCATGATTCAGGAAATGCTCTCGCACGCCTGTGAAATTCTCAACCTGGAAGAGCGACTGAAAAACCTGGATGAATTTCTTGAACTCACGGATTACTCCATTCTCAAAGAGCTGGAGATGAAGGGTGACGAGAGGGTCAAAAAACTCATAAACAGGTTCAAGAATCGTGACCTGTGGAAGATGGTGGTGGAGCGTCCGTTCTCCACTGAAGGTTTCGACCCGTCCGAACTGAGTCTTTCGGCGGCAAAGAATCTGATAGACAGAATCGTTGAGAACATCCGTGATGTTTTAGAAAATGGTGATGTGGCGGACGAAGACAGAAAGATCCTCGCTGACATCTGTGAGAGGAAAGACGATTACTTCAGAATCGACACTCCTTACAAGCTCACCATCTTTCATCCAGATGAATTCTTGCAGAACAACGTGTTCCTTTATGATCCAGGTTCTGATGAAGTGCTCACCGTGGACGAATACGTGAGAAAGTATCCTGCCTACAAGTTGATGGTGAGTAACATGATACAGATCGTCAGGATATATGTAACGGAAGATGTGCGAGAGATCCTGTACAGGTACAGAGTCGTGCCGGAGGATGGAAGAAGGGCGGTCACGAGATGGTGA
- a CDS encoding nucleoside-diphosphate sugar epimerase/dehydratase, with amino-acid sequence MVNMRKLSLFLLDTGLTLFSGVVALFARFGFDFQEMMRYDESIFIYTIISMVVYVLNGNYSVVWEYANARDFLLLIRGSVISYISALAFFYFYRDVVLPRSVGFATFLGSMILIVLSRITWQWLTLNRKGSPTEKRIMIIGAGDAGVSILEEFEKHPHLGKVVAFMDDSPRKIGRRIRGIPVFGPIDRTMEYVERMGVDEIIVAIPSATKQQMERILESIDLKKVRVKTLPSIRELMEGQVRLSHLKDISIEDLLGREEVKIDVHGIENLLKGKRILVTGAGGSIGSELCKQIAKMNPEELILLGHGENSIYLIDEFLSENFPNLKKKRVIADVACENLMELWMSSLRPDIVFHVAAHKHVPLMEENPLEAFRVNTLGTINLVELSRKMKVEHFVFISTDKAVNPTSVMGLTKRISELYIMTQDTDDTKFSIVRFGNVLGSRGSVVEKFKRQIEKGGPVTVTDPRMRRYFMSIPEAVSLILQSLLYSSGKDLFILDMGEQIPIVKLAETMIMLSGFVPHQDIKIVYTGVRPGEKMYEELTYPYERKEFTPHPKIFRVKPDSLPSRETILEAILSMKSALERKDVNALLSEMMRLVPEAKLNDGVFD; translated from the coding sequence ATGGTGAACATGAGGAAACTGTCGCTGTTTCTTCTGGATACAGGTCTGACCCTCTTTTCCGGTGTGGTGGCGCTCTTTGCGAGGTTCGGATTCGACTTTCAAGAGATGATGCGATACGATGAGTCGATCTTCATATACACTATCATCTCGATGGTTGTTTATGTTCTAAATGGGAACTACTCCGTTGTGTGGGAGTATGCCAACGCAAGAGACTTTCTTCTGCTGATAAGGGGAAGTGTCATATCCTACATCTCCGCACTCGCTTTTTTCTACTTCTACCGCGATGTTGTTCTTCCTCGCTCCGTTGGTTTTGCCACCTTCCTTGGTTCCATGATTCTCATCGTTCTTAGCAGAATCACCTGGCAGTGGTTGACGTTGAATCGAAAAGGAAGCCCCACGGAGAAGAGGATCATGATCATCGGGGCTGGTGACGCGGGCGTCTCCATCCTAGAGGAGTTCGAAAAGCATCCTCACCTCGGAAAAGTGGTTGCCTTCATGGATGACTCACCACGGAAGATAGGAAGAAGAATCAGGGGAATTCCCGTTTTTGGTCCCATCGACAGAACGATGGAGTACGTCGAAAGGATGGGTGTGGATGAAATCATCGTGGCCATCCCGTCTGCCACAAAACAGCAGATGGAGCGCATCCTTGAAAGTATAGATCTGAAAAAGGTCAGGGTGAAAACCCTTCCGAGTATCAGAGAGTTGATGGAGGGCCAAGTGAGACTTTCTCACCTGAAGGACATATCGATAGAAGATCTTCTTGGAAGAGAAGAGGTGAAGATCGATGTGCATGGAATAGAGAATCTTCTGAAGGGAAAGAGAATCCTCGTGACGGGAGCCGGGGGAAGTATAGGATCTGAACTCTGCAAGCAGATAGCGAAGATGAATCCTGAAGAACTCATCCTCCTAGGACACGGTGAGAACAGCATCTACCTGATAGATGAATTCCTCAGCGAGAATTTCCCGAATTTGAAGAAGAAAAGGGTGATAGCAGACGTTGCCTGTGAGAATCTTATGGAACTCTGGATGTCAAGTCTGAGGCCGGATATCGTCTTTCATGTTGCTGCCCACAAGCACGTGCCGTTGATGGAGGAGAACCCGCTGGAGGCCTTCCGGGTGAACACCCTCGGAACGATCAACCTGGTGGAACTCTCCAGAAAGATGAAGGTGGAACACTTCGTTTTCATCTCCACCGACAAAGCGGTGAATCCTACCTCCGTGATGGGGCTCACAAAAAGGATCTCAGAGCTTTACATTATGACACAGGATACAGACGATACGAAATTTTCCATCGTGAGATTCGGAAACGTCCTGGGAAGCCGGGGCAGTGTGGTGGAAAAATTCAAACGGCAGATAGAAAAGGGTGGACCGGTGACCGTGACAGACCCACGAATGAGGAGGTACTTCATGTCCATACCGGAGGCGGTATCCCTCATCCTTCAGTCTCTTTTGTACTCGTCCGGCAAAGACCTCTTCATCCTCGATATGGGAGAGCAAATACCCATCGTGAAACTCGCAGAAACAATGATCATGCTCTCGGGATTTGTGCCTCACCAGGACATAAAGATCGTCTACACCGGTGTCAGACCAGGAGAAAAGATGTACGAAGAACTCACCTATCCTTATGAAAGGAAAGAATTCACACCTCATCCGAAGATATTCAGAGTGAAGCCCGATTCTCTACCCTCCAGGGAAACAATCCTTGAAGCGATTCTTTCCATGAAAAGTGCTCTTGAAAGAAAAGACGTGAATGCCCTCCTTTCTGAGATGATGAGACTCGTTCCGGAGGCAAAGTTGAATGACGGAGTTTTTGACTAG